A genomic segment from Mycobacteriales bacterium encodes:
- a CDS encoding ATP-binding cassette domain-containing protein, whose protein sequence is MSSPAHSRSQTAQVWLVRVLAVPVIALAAELVFGWGHRRTELGFLPAPHGVPFGNLVEGAIFGLLFALPAFGLILVYRAQRIINFAASSLGGSAAVLGLLVIQQAHLPYLVGVVAALGAGGLLGMIAQRTLLRRFNNKSRLVLTVATIGVGQILAIGEVVLPSLFGSTVLGATQLTTPFSHWHFSVGQVVLSGDYIAIIVVALAVTVGLGLFFRLTRTGLGVRASADNADRASLLGIPVRRMAVLVWVIAGLLSAASAFLKIAVVGQSLGADIDPELLLFPLAAAVIANFDDIPTALIAGIGLGILDRAAFYSTNNAYLPAVLVLPIVLVALLGRRQASRAFDSGISSFQTFAESRPVPLQLRRVPEVMWSGRGLKVAAAVLAVLGPEIVGSSRLGDLEQVVIYAIVALSLTPLTGWAGQLSLGQFGIAGVGAAVAGGLATHAHADFFVTLFVAAAVGAIIATLIGIPALRLPGLFLAVVTLAFAAGVQYLVLDSRYFGWLLPGDTQSIDRPVLFGRWDTSATSFATDRVFYYLCLGILLLFIAAMVRLRSTRSGRVFIAQRDNIREAQALGVNAARTKIAAFAIAGAMAAVGGALLAYQVSAIDSTTFPMQLSIDVFVFATVGGIASPYGAVLGALAYESLNFFGGSLFGWLDHIRLGSLVSYMDELGLSSGVLLVLSFFPGGIASTGTALRDRYLRWVAGRRAIELPSLQADRAAAEHSAEAHRFHVDEPTEDALLVCRDLDVGYDGVQVLFGVDMHIRRGEILALLGTNGAGKSTLLRAISGLTMPSQGTITFDGRDITTLSPVTRARSGISQVPGGKGIFPTVTVADHFRAARWIRSKEHLAAGDQAQAKVLEWFPNLRNRWDTLAGNLSGGEAQQLAVGMAFITRPSLLIIDELSLGLAPTIVERLLDVVREVNEGGTTVVLVEQSVNVALTIAERAYFMEKGEVRFCGPTAELVERDDIVRSVFLAAANDGPATAKPRPSTTPPIKVRAEAKADVLRVTDLSVSFGGVRAVDSVSFSLAEGEILGLIGPNGAGKTTCFDLVSGFLRPTSGRVWFAGQDVTATGPDARGRLGLGRSFQDARIFPSLSVAENIAASLERHLEIHDHLAAALGMPDVADLERHIAWTVSDLVELLSLGAYRDKLVRELSTGTRRMVDIAMALAYDPVVLLLDEPSSGIAQRETEALGPMLLRIRDEADCSLLVIEHDMPLICAVSDRLLALEQGRVIAGGRPEDVLRDPQVVASYLGSNDATRNRSGSVPAAAAAT, encoded by the coding sequence TTGAGCTCGCCGGCCCACTCGCGCAGCCAGACCGCACAGGTCTGGCTGGTCCGGGTGCTCGCCGTCCCGGTCATCGCGCTCGCCGCCGAGCTCGTCTTCGGCTGGGGCCACCGGCGTACCGAGCTCGGCTTCCTGCCCGCCCCGCATGGCGTGCCGTTCGGCAACCTCGTCGAAGGCGCGATCTTCGGATTGCTGTTCGCCCTCCCGGCGTTCGGACTGATCCTCGTCTACCGGGCGCAGCGCATCATCAACTTCGCCGCGTCCTCGCTCGGCGGCAGCGCCGCGGTGCTCGGGCTGCTCGTCATCCAGCAGGCCCACCTGCCCTACCTCGTCGGGGTGGTGGCCGCGCTCGGCGCCGGCGGGCTGCTCGGAATGATCGCGCAGCGCACCCTGCTGCGGCGGTTCAACAACAAGTCCCGCCTGGTGCTCACCGTCGCGACGATCGGGGTGGGCCAGATCCTCGCGATCGGCGAGGTCGTCCTGCCGTCGCTGTTCGGCAGCACGGTGCTGGGTGCCACGCAGCTGACGACGCCGTTCAGCCATTGGCACTTCTCGGTCGGGCAGGTCGTCCTGTCCGGGGACTACATCGCGATCATCGTCGTCGCGCTGGCGGTGACGGTCGGCCTGGGTTTGTTCTTCCGGCTCACCCGGACCGGACTGGGAGTGCGGGCCAGCGCCGACAACGCCGACCGCGCCTCGCTGCTCGGGATCCCGGTACGGCGAATGGCGGTGCTCGTCTGGGTGATCGCGGGTCTGCTGTCCGCCGCGTCGGCGTTTTTGAAGATCGCCGTCGTGGGGCAGTCGCTCGGCGCCGACATCGACCCGGAACTGTTGCTGTTCCCGCTCGCCGCCGCCGTCATCGCGAACTTCGACGACATCCCGACCGCGCTGATCGCCGGCATCGGCCTCGGCATCCTCGACCGGGCCGCGTTCTACTCGACGAACAACGCCTACCTGCCCGCCGTGCTCGTCCTGCCCATCGTGCTCGTCGCGCTGCTCGGCCGCCGGCAGGCGTCGCGGGCCTTCGACAGCGGCATCTCGAGCTTCCAGACCTTCGCGGAGTCCCGCCCCGTCCCGCTCCAGCTGCGACGGGTGCCCGAGGTCATGTGGAGTGGCCGCGGGCTCAAGGTCGCCGCCGCCGTACTGGCCGTCCTCGGGCCGGAGATCGTCGGATCGTCGCGGCTGGGCGACCTCGAACAGGTCGTGATCTACGCAATCGTCGCGCTGTCACTCACGCCGCTGACCGGCTGGGCCGGGCAGCTCTCGTTGGGGCAGTTCGGGATCGCCGGGGTCGGCGCGGCCGTCGCTGGCGGTCTTGCCACGCACGCCCACGCGGACTTCTTCGTCACGCTGTTCGTCGCCGCCGCCGTCGGAGCGATCATCGCCACGCTGATCGGTATCCCGGCGCTGCGGCTGCCCGGGCTCTTCCTGGCGGTTGTCACCCTCGCGTTCGCCGCCGGCGTGCAGTACCTCGTGCTCGACTCCCGGTACTTCGGCTGGCTGCTGCCCGGCGACACCCAAAGCATCGACCGCCCGGTCCTGTTCGGCCGGTGGGACACCAGCGCCACGTCGTTTGCGACCGACCGCGTCTTCTACTACCTGTGCCTGGGCATCCTGCTGTTGTTCATCGCCGCCATGGTCCGGCTGCGGTCCACCCGCTCCGGGCGGGTGTTCATCGCGCAGCGCGACAACATCCGCGAGGCGCAGGCACTCGGGGTCAACGCCGCCCGGACCAAGATCGCCGCGTTCGCCATCGCCGGTGCGATGGCCGCGGTCGGCGGGGCGCTGCTCGCCTATCAGGTGTCGGCGATCGACTCGACCACGTTCCCGATGCAGCTGTCGATCGACGTGTTCGTGTTCGCGACGGTCGGTGGCATCGCGAGCCCCTACGGCGCGGTGCTCGGCGCCCTCGCCTACGAGTCGCTCAACTTCTTCGGTGGGTCGCTGTTCGGGTGGCTCGACCACATCCGGCTCGGCTCGCTGGTGAGCTACATGGACGAGCTCGGGCTGTCCAGCGGCGTACTGCTGGTGCTGTCGTTCTTCCCCGGCGGCATCGCCTCGACCGGTACGGCGTTGCGCGATCGCTACCTGCGCTGGGTGGCGGGCCGCCGGGCCATCGAGCTGCCGAGCCTGCAGGCCGACCGCGCGGCGGCCGAGCACTCCGCCGAGGCGCACCGGTTCCACGTGGACGAGCCGACCGAGGACGCACTGCTGGTCTGCCGCGACCTCGACGTCGGCTACGACGGCGTCCAGGTCCTCTTCGGCGTCGACATGCACATCAGGCGCGGCGAGATTCTCGCGCTGCTGGGGACCAACGGCGCCGGCAAGTCGACGCTGTTGCGTGCCATCAGCGGGCTGACCATGCCCTCGCAAGGCACCATCACCTTCGACGGTCGCGACATCACCACCCTCAGTCCGGTCACCCGAGCGCGAAGCGGCATCTCGCAGGTCCCGGGCGGCAAGGGCATCTTCCCGACCGTCACGGTCGCCGACCACTTCCGGGCCGCCCGCTGGATCCGCAGCAAGGAGCACCTGGCGGCCGGCGACCAGGCGCAGGCGAAGGTGCTCGAATGGTTCCCCAACCTGCGCAACCGCTGGGACACCCTCGCCGGGAACCTTTCCGGCGGTGAGGCGCAGCAGCTGGCAGTCGGGATGGCGTTCATCACGCGGCCGAGCCTGCTGATCATCGACGAGCTGTCGCTCGGGCTCGCGCCCACCATCGTCGAACGGTTGCTCGACGTGGTCCGCGAGGTCAACGAAGGCGGCACCACGGTGGTCCTGGTCGAGCAGTCGGTCAACGTGGCCCTCACCATTGCCGAACGCGCCTACTTCATGGAGAAGGGCGAGGTGCGCTTCTGCGGACCGACTGCCGAGCTCGTCGAGCGTGACGACATCGTGCGATCGGTCTTCCTGGCAGCGGCCAACGACGGGCCGGCGACCGCCAAGCCGAGGCCGTCGACCACGCCGCCGATCAAGGTCCGCGCCGAGGCCAAGGCGGACGTGTTGCGCGTCACCGACCTGTCGGTGTCCTTCGGCGGCGTACGCGCCGTCGACTCGGTCTCGTTCAGCCTCGCCGAGGGCGAGATCCTCGGCCTGATCGGGCCGAACGGCGCGGGCAAGACCACCTGCTTCGACCTTGTCAGCGGTTTCCTTCGCCCGACGAGCGGCCGGGTCTGGTTCGCCGGCCAAGACGTGACCGCCACCGGCCCGGACGCGCGCGGCCGGCTCGGGCTCGGCCGGTCGTTCCAGGACGCGCGGATCTTCCCGAGCCTTTCGGTCGCCGAGAACATCGCCGCGTCGCTCGAGCGGCATCTGGAGATCCACGACCACCTCGCCGCCGCGCTCGGCATGCCCGACGTCGCCGACCTGGAACGCCACATCGCCTGGACGGTCAGCGATCTGGTCGAGCTGCTCTCTCTCGGCGCCTACCGCGACAAGCTGGTGCGCGAGCTCTCGACAGGAACTCGCCGGATGGTCGACATCGCCATGGCACTGGCCTACGACCCGGTCGTCCTGTTGCTCGACGAGCCGAGCAGTGGCATCGCCCAGCGAGAGACCGAGGCGCTCGGCCCGATGCTGCTGCGGATCCGCGACGAGGCGGACTGCTCGCTGCTCGTCATCGAGCACGACATGCCGTTGATCTGCGCCGTCAGCGACCGCCTGCTCGCCCTCGAGCAGGGGCGGGTGATCGCCGGCGGCCGCCCGGAGGACGTGCTGCGCGATCCGCAGGTCGTCGCGAGCTATCTCGGCAGCAACGACGCCACACGCAACCGGTCCGGATCCGTACCCGCCGCGGCGGCCGCGACATGA
- a CDS encoding ribonuclease Z: MEVVLLGTGSPLPDPERAGPSTLVVAGDTRLLVDAGRGVLMRAAAVGVSAAVIDAVLLTHLHSDHITDLNDVITSRWVTSFTPSPLTVIGPPGTRDVVGGILAMLGHDIGYRLAHHADLTWQPPVDVRETTDGICFSTAEVTVSAAPTDHRPVEPSIGFRVDHGGRSVVLAGDTVPCASLDALCAGADAVVHTAVRSDVIETVPLQRLKDVTDYHSSVEQAAQTAARAGAATLVLTHYVPALTPADEPEWRGRAAAHFSGRIVLGDDLLRVEV; encoded by the coding sequence ATCGAGGTTGTGCTTCTGGGGACCGGCAGCCCGCTGCCCGACCCCGAACGTGCCGGTCCGTCGACGCTGGTCGTCGCGGGAGACACCCGGCTCCTGGTCGACGCCGGCCGCGGCGTGCTGATGAGAGCCGCCGCGGTTGGCGTCTCAGCGGCGGTGATCGATGCCGTGCTGCTGACGCATTTGCACAGCGACCACATCACCGACCTCAACGACGTGATCACCTCTCGGTGGGTGACCAGCTTCACGCCCTCGCCGCTCACCGTGATCGGACCTCCCGGCACCCGCGACGTCGTCGGCGGGATCCTCGCGATGCTCGGCCACGACATCGGCTACCGGCTCGCCCACCACGCCGACCTGACCTGGCAGCCGCCGGTGGACGTCCGCGAGACCACCGACGGCATCTGCTTCAGCACTGCCGAGGTCACGGTCAGCGCCGCGCCGACCGACCATCGTCCGGTCGAGCCGAGCATCGGCTTCCGGGTGGACCACGGGGGCCGTTCGGTGGTGCTCGCCGGCGACACCGTCCCGTGCGCCTCACTCGACGCGTTGTGCGCCGGCGCCGACGCCGTCGTCCACACCGCGGTGCGGTCCGACGTGATCGAGACGGTTCCGTTGCAGCGACTCAAGGACGTGACCGACTATCACTCCTCCGTCGAGCAGGCGGCGCAGACGGCGGCGCGTGCTGGGGCGGCGACCCTGGTGCTCACCCACTACGTCCCGGCGCTGACGCCGGCCGACGAGCCCGAGTGGAGGGGGCGCGCCGCCGCGCACTTCTCGGGCAGGATCGTGCTCGGCGACGACCTGCTCCGGGTGGAGGTGTAG
- a CDS encoding SRPBCC family protein has translation MPKRSRKIAAPAAEVWAVLADFPAIASWAPNVDHSVATTAARQGIGAVRRVQTGRITLLETVVDWRPGELLSYTLDGLPPIAGSVVTTWQLAESGGQTKTTVSTVITSRPNPVSRIVGRALSRQLARAAKQMLGGLAARVEEGSK, from the coding sequence ATGCCGAAGCGCTCACGGAAGATCGCGGCTCCGGCCGCTGAGGTGTGGGCGGTCCTCGCCGACTTCCCGGCGATCGCGTCGTGGGCGCCCAACGTCGACCACTCGGTAGCCACCACCGCGGCCCGGCAAGGGATCGGCGCGGTACGCCGCGTCCAGACCGGGCGGATCACGCTGCTCGAGACGGTCGTGGACTGGCGCCCCGGCGAGCTGCTGTCCTACACCCTCGACGGGCTGCCCCCGATCGCGGGCAGCGTCGTGACGACGTGGCAGCTCGCCGAGTCCGGCGGGCAGACCAAGACGACGGTCTCCACCGTCATCACGTCACGGCCGAACCCGGTCAGCCGGATCGTCGGGCGCGCCCTGTCGCGCCAGCTGGCGCGCGCCGCGAAGCAGATGCTCGGCGGTCTCGCCGCACGGGTCGAGGAGGGGTCGAAGTGA